ATTTACGCTTCAAAATAGAGCTGTAAAACCGGGAATGCTGTCCGATTTGTGTCAATCGGATATCCGGCACACCATCATTAAAAACATACTCACAGTCTGAATGTTCAAAAGGATTGTCAAGAATATTAGATGTTTTGAAGGAAAAACCAGTGTTTACAGGATAGTTTTGAAGGTTATTTTGCTCAAAATCGTTCACCTTTACAGGTTTCTCCTGATCTTTTCCAATCACAAAGGTACCTTTATTCGGAAAACTCTCTGTCCAACCCTGAGCCGACAATTCATCATACACAACCACTGCTGTATTCCTGTGAATTTCCAGCATTTCACTGAAAGTTCTTGTTCCGGGGAGCTTTGTTCCAAAAGGAAGGAATCCTCTCTGAATTGCATTGATCAGCTGATTGGCAATCTGCAAATAGATAGAAGTCTCTGATTTTCTATCAATCTTAATAAAACTTTCATAAGGAATCTTAACCGGACTATCCATAATATCAAAACTGGCACCATGTAACCATCCGGCAATATACTACTTTTGACATCAAAATAAAAATCTATGGAATTTCATCATCTGTTAAAAAAAATTGTACAGGAAGGAAGTATCCACGCCAAATGGCTGAATACACTTTCTTTTATGGAGAATGCCGGTGCAAGAAAAATATCAAAATGTGAACATCCTACATTGGTTTCTCAGATCCAGCTGAAGCATGCTGCCGAAGAGCACCGCCATGCCTATTATCTAAAAAAACAGATCGGGAAAATAGATCCTGAATTATGCAAAACCTACGAAAGTACGGAACTTCTGGCTCCCATAGCAACAAGCCAATATCTTCATTCATTGGATATCAAAGCCTGCAGATATCTTCAGGAAGCATTCAATCTGAATAAAACAGACCTGAAATATGCGGCATATCTTTTTGTAACCTATGCCATTGAAGTGCGTGCGGATGAGCTTTATCCGGTTTATCAGGAGGTACTTACTGAGGCTTCTTCCAGAATTATGGTAAAATCTATCATCCTTGAAGAAGAAGGACATCTGGAAGAAATGATCAATCAACTTAATGAATTTTCACCCGACTGGAAGGAACACGCAGAGCATGTCTTAACTATAGAAAAAGAACTGCACGAAGAGTGGATTAATGCTATTACACAGGAAGTGGCACAGTTAAATTATGCTTAGCCATATCTCCCGTTTTCAGGAATCCCTTGATAAAAGAAGAGAGGAAGGAACTCTAAGGCGTTTACGGCTTCCATCTGGTGGAATTGATTTCTACTCCAATGATTATCTGGGGTTGGCAAAAAGCAAAGACTTTCAACATTCTTTGTTGCAGAAGATTATGGCTCATCCTCAACTGCTTTCAGGAAGTACAGGATCAAGGCTAATTAGTGGAAACAGTGACATTGCGGTTTCGGTAGAAAATGATATTGCTCAGACACATCAGTTTGAGTCGGCATTACTTTTTCCGTCCGGATATAATGCAAATCTGGCCTTGTTTTCTACACTTCCCAGCCGTCATGATACAGTTATTGTGGACGAACAGATTCATCGGTCGGTGCATGATGCCTGCAGATTATCAAATGCAAAAAAACTGAAATTCAAGCACAATGATATTGAAGATCTTGAAAATGTTTTAAAAAGGCAAAATGGACACTGTTATATCGCTATCGAAAGTTTGTACTCGATGGAAGGGGATTTTGCTCCTCTTCAGGAAATTTCAGCGATTGCAGATCAGTATAAAGCTTCTTTGATTGTTGACGAAGCCCATGCTTTTGGAGTATTTGGATATGGATTGGTTGAAAAATATCAATTACAGAACCAGGTTTCAGCCGCAGTTGTAACCTATGGAAAAGCTCTTGGAGCGCATGGAGCAGCAATCCTCTGCAATGAAACAGTGAAATCCTACCTGATCAATTTTGCAAGCCCATTCATTTACACTACTTCAGCACAGGATTTCCAGTGGATGAGTATAAAAACTGGGTATGAATTTTTAGATCAGCATCAGGATCTCGCAAAAAAACTTCAGGACAACATCAGAGTTTTCCGAAGCCGAAATTTAGACTCTCCATCAGCGGAAACAAGTCCCATTCAAGCCATTGTAATTCCGGACAATCAACAACTGAAACAAGTACAGAACACCTTATCTGAGGAAGGATTTTTAACCTACGCAATCTACAGTCCCACCGTAAAAGAAGGAAGTGAACGACTGCGGATTTGCCTTCACAGCTTTAATACAGAAGAGGAAATTATAAAACTGACAGGAATTATTAGAGAATTTATTTAAAACAAAAAATAAGCTTTCAAACCTCGCAACACGAATCCCGAATCTCGAAACACATGAAATTATTTATAACAGGAATAGGAACCGAAATCGGAAAAACAGTATGCTCAGCGGTTTTGGTTCAACATTTTAAAACAGAATACTGGAAACCCATACAGTCTGGTGATCTGCAGTATACAGACAGTCATAAAATTGAAGCATGGACAGATCATGCAATATGCCACCCGGAAACCTATCGTTTACAGCTGGCTGCATCACCACATCAGTCCGCAAGAGAAGAAAACATCACCATAAACCTGAATGATTTTCAACTCCCCAAAACAGAAAAACCATTAATTATAGAAGGAGCAGGAGGGCTTATGGTTCCCATATCTGACTCTACATTTATGATCGATTTGATTGAAGAATTAGATCTTCCGGCGGCATTGGTAGTCAGAAATTATCTGGGATGTATCAATCACAGTCTACTTTCAATTATGGCTTTACAACAACGAGGAATTCAGTTGGAATATTTAATTCTTAACGGAGACTTTCCCGAAGATACTGAAAGAGTAATCTGCAGTTTCATCGAAAAAGAAACAAAAATGATAAAGATTCCGGAAATCAAAAATACCGATAAGGAATCTATACAACATGCTGCACAGCAATTAACAATAACAAAATTATGATAATGGATAGAAAAACAACATTGAGAAACGACTGGACTAAAGAAGAGATTGAGGAGATTTATCACCTTCCTCTGATGGAACTGATCTATAAAGCAGCAACCGTGCACCGTGAATGGCATGATCCTTCTGAAGTACAGATCTCTACTTTATTATCCATCAAAACTGGTGGATGTCCTGAGGATTGTTCATATTGCGGACAGGCAGCCCGTTATCACACGAATATCAAAGTACAGGCTTTATTGCCTACGGAAACAGTAATTGCCCATGCTCAGAAAGCAAAAGATTCAGGATCTTCAAGATTTTGTATGGCAGCAGCGTGGCGTGAAGTTCGTAATAACCGCGATTTTGATAGGGTTATTGACATGGTAAAAGGAGTGAATGAACTTGGATTAGAAGTTTGCTGCACTTTAGGAATGCTTACCGAAGAACAGGCTATCAGACTTCAGGAAGCAGGATTATATGCCTACAATCATAATCTTGACACCTCTGAGCAATATTATGAAGAGATCATTTCTACCAGAACATTTGATAACAGGATCAATACCATCAACAATGTAAGAAATGCAGGAATCACCGTTTGTTCCGGAGGAATTATCGGACTGGGTGAAACGCACAGAGACAGAATTTCAATGCTTCTGACGTTGGCAACAATGCCAAAACACCCGGAATCTGTTCCTATCAATGCTTTAGCAAGAGTAGCAGGAACTCCATTAGAAGATAATGAAAAAGTAGATACCTGGGAAATGGTAAGAATGATCGCAACCGCAAGAATTGTAATGCCTTCTTCTATGGTGAGATTAAGCGCCGGCCGTATAGAAATGTCAGAAACAGAACAGGCGTGGTGTTTTATGGCAGGAGCTAATTCCATTTTTACAGGAGAAAGAGAAACGCTATTGGTAACCCCTAATCCGGGAGTTTCTGAAGATATGCAGATGCTTCAGACATTAGGACTGAAACCTATGATGAAAAAAGAAACATGTTGCTAGAAAATTATGAATTATAAATGATAAAATAATGAGTGATGAGCTGGATTATGAGTATTATAGGGTTTATTATAAAATTGGTTTTTGAATTTTTATAAACTGCTCTACAAGTTGGAAAACGCAAAAGCGCAAAAAACTTTTGTAGTAAGTAAATATTTAAGGCGCAAGGATTTTATCTCCGATAAAATTTAATATTGCAAATTTTCATTCTCTTGCAGATTATGCAAATAATATTAGAAAAAATTTACGGGAAAATTACAACATATTCCTTGCTGAAAATCTTCGATTTTCTTGCGTCTTAAAATAATAGCAATCGATGATAAATTTTGCGCCTTTGCGATTAATCCAACATTTCAGCCTATTCAACTAAATTATTGTTAAATCCAATTTCATCACTCATCATTATTTCTTACATCAATATATGAATACTATAACAGAACAAGCCAGCCTGCAACAAAGAGACAAAGCCGTTAACTGGCATCCTTACACGCAGATGAAAACAGCTGATGATGCGATTCCCATTGTAAAAGGAAAAGGAATTTACCTTTATGATAACAAAGGGAAAAAATATCTGGATGTTGTTTCATCATGGTGGGTGACGTTGCACGGGCATTCTCATCCTTATATTGCGCAGCGTGTTTTTGAACAGTTAAACACCCTTGAGCAAGTTATTTTTGCAGGATTTACCCATGAACCTGCCATACAGCTTTCAGAAAATCTACTGAAAATTCTTCCGGCTGGCCAGGAGAAAGTTTTTTACTCTGATAATGGCTCTACTGCAGTGGAAGTTGCTTTAAAAATGTGTATTCAATATGCATACAATAAGGAAAAAAAGAAAACAAAGATTTTAGCGTTTAAAAATGCTTACCACGGAGATACCTTCGGTGCCATGTCTGTAAGTGAAAAAAGTTTCTGGACAAGGCCTTTTGAAAGCATGCTGTTTGAAGTTGTTTTTATCGATACACCCAATACAGAAAATCTGGAAAGCCTGCAAAAGCAGATTAAAGAACTCGCTGATGAAGTAGCCTGCTTTATCTACGAACCGTTAGTGCAGGGAGCGGCCGGAATGCTGATGTATAAAGCCGAAGATCTTAGCCAGCTGATGAAATGCTGCCGGGAAGAAGGTGTTCTTATGATTCAGGATGAAGTTTTTACAGGATTTGGAAGAACGGGAAAACTTTTCGCAGCAGATTATCTTACACAGAAACCGGATATCATGTGTTTTTCAAAAGGATTGACAGGAGGAACAATGCCAATGGGAATTACCACCTGTTCCCATGAAATCTATGATGCTTTCCTTTCTGATGATCGTTATAAAACTTTATTTCACGGGCACTCGTTTACAGCCAATCCTTTAGCCTGTACAGCTGCTCTTGCCAGTATGGAACTCCTACTTACAAGCGAAACTCAAATGAATATCAACCGCATCACTTATCAGCATTCAGAGTTTGTGAAAGCACTTGCTTTGCATCCTCATGTAGAAAAGGTTCGACAGATCGGAACTATTTTAGCTTTCGATTTCAAAACCGGGAATGGTACTTCTTATTTCAATGAAATAGGGAAGAAACTTTACAATGAATTCTTACAGAGAGGGATTATCATGAGGCCGTTGGGAAATGTAATATATCTGGTTCCTCCGTATTGTATTACCTCTGAAGAATTGGATTTTGTATATCAGAATATTATGGAAGTTCTGGATCAGTTTAAAGATTAAATTGATCCTGCTCCGGTAATAATTATTTTTAATTTTTTTAAATGTACCTTATAGGTTTTGTAAGCCTATAAGGTTTTTATGTTTACCTATTGACAACGATTGCAGCTCAGGATTTTTTAAAGTTCCTGTTCAGCTTTCTTCAAAAGAGCAATCAATTCTTTCAGGTCATCTTTATTGAATTCCTGTAAGCTCTGATTAAAATAATGAGAAGGAATTTTTATATAATTAACCCACGAAGAAAGTTTTTCCCGATAAACACTTCCGAACTCAATATTGCTCATCGTAACAAACTTATATTTGGTTTCCTGGTTTGTCTTTTCATTTTCTTTCTGTTCTACCATCTGAAGAGCCTGAATCAGTTTTCCCAATTCATTTTTATCAATAGTCAATGTTTTTTTTGATATCTCATCAAAGGTTTCATATTCATACATGATTCCCAGAAAACGGTCTGATGAATTGTCAGAAACATCTTTCGTTACAATCTTTTGAATATTAAGGTTTTTAAACGTACCCAGAGTGCTGATTTTCTTCTCAATTAATGTCCCTTTTCTTGAATTGACGGTAAGTCCTCGGGATGTTGTTGATCTTTGGATAGTAGGTGGCGGTGCTATTTGAGCAGCAGTCCATGTACATGATACACAGGAGATCAAAATAATGATTCTTTTCATTGGTAAAAATTGCTATTAGTTTTTATACCCTTAAAATTACAAGGTAATTTTCGCCAATATATAAAATATTAAATAAACAGTGCTATCTCAACTCATTTCCCCATAGGTGTAATTGAGAAAGGATAGGCCCTAGCTTTTTGCCTTTTTCAGTAAGCTTATAATATACTTCCGGTGGAAAATTATACACTTCAATCCGTTCAATAATAAGATCTTCTTCCAGCTGTTTCAATTGCTCGGCAAGTACTTTCTTGGAAACTCTGGGCATATTTCGCCAAAGTTCCACAAACCGTACCTGATCTTTTTCAAAAAGGTTGTGTAGAATCAGCGGTTTCCATTTGCCCGAAAGAATATTCAGGCTTCGTCTTAATCCGCAGTTTTTAAATTCTTCAAAATTCATACGTCAATTGAATATTTATGGTTAACCTTTTGGTAACCTTCGATTGTTTTACCCTGATCAGGCAATAGCTTTGCTCTACAAACTTAGTCAAAATGAAATTACAATTATGGCGCAATGCAACATTGCTATTGAATATTGATGGAATTTCCATCCTGATTGATCCTATGCTGGGAGAAAAAGGATCTATGGGAAAAATGCCCATGACAGATAGTGAATTACTGAATCCTCTCGTAAATCTGCCTTTCAGTAAGGATGAATTAATAAAAAAATTACAAGGAATAGATGCCGTTGCCGTCACCCATCTTCATCCTGATCATTGGGATGCTGCAGCCATAGAACTTCTTGATAAAAACATTCCGATTATTTGTTCAGGGATTATTTCTGAGCAAATTTCAGAACAGGGATTTACCAACGTTGTCACTGTGAATGATCAGCTTCAATGGGAAAATATTGAAATATCTACCACCAAAGGCCAGCACGGGACCGGAGAAATCGGAGAGAAAATGGGAATTGTGAATGGTTTTGTTTTTAAAACAGAGCATACATCAGTTTATATTGCAGGAGATACTATTTGGTATGATGAAATTGCCCAGGAAATTGATAAACACAAGCCTCAACATATCATTTTGGCAGGAGGAGCCGCCACTTTTTCCGTAGGAGATCCTATTATTATGAACAGTGAAGACATTGTAACAGTCTGTGAACATGCATCGGAGTCTACGGTTTGGGTAACTCATCTGGAAGCTGTAAGCCATTGCAGGGAAGACCGGAAATTTATTCAGGGAAAAATAACAGAAAAAGGACTCGAAAACCAATGTTTCATACTGAAAGACGGAGAAGAGGTAAGCCTGAAATAGATATGAAATAAATAACAGGAGTTATGGCTTATTTTTTGAATATTTCCTGATAAATAATTGGTATGCTGTCAGCTTTTCTCTTAAATCTTGATTGGAAAGAATTATTATTGGGACACGAAGAATGGTCTTTTCTTTTAGAGATCATTCTTCGTACCATGATTATGTTTCTTGCTATTATCATCGGACTTAGAATTTTAGGAAAAAGAGGGGTAAAACAACTCTCAATCTTTGAGTTGGTAGTCATTATTGGCCTGGGATCGGCCGCGGGAGATCCTATGTTTAATAAGGATGTCGGAATTATTTCATCCCTTATTGTTTTTATCGTTATTATTCTTCTATATTCTATTGTGACCTATTTTATCGGAAAAAGTAAAAAATTTGAAAATCTAGTCGAAGGAAAATCTATCTGTCTGGTAGAAAATGGCGAATTTTCAATTAAAAACTTTCAAAAAGAAAACCTTGGGAGTGACGAATTCTTTGCAGAATTAAGGTTAAAAGGAGTTTCGCAACTTGGGCAGATTGAAATGGCTATAGAAGAAATATCAGGAGAGATCAGTGTATTCTTTTTAGAAGATGAATCTGTAAGATATGGGCTTCCTATTATACCAGGCTCATTACATAATCCGTTACAATATATTCATGAGGAAAGATATTACTCTTGTATATTCTGTGGGTATACTGAACATAAAAAAGCGGGTAATGCCGGACGCTGCCCAAAATGCCAAAAAGAAGAATGGGTAGCATCCAGCAATAAAAGACGGGTCACATGACCTTTGACCATCTTAATCCTCAACATATTTATTTCTTGCTGCTTTCAATCCAAAATACAACATCAGCAGTACAGCACCACTTAATAAATAAAACGAACTGTTCCAGGAAATATCCCAGTCATGCAGCTTTCCAAACAACGGAGGTCCGAATGCTGCAATCAGATATCCTACAGACTGTGCCATTCCTGATATTTTAACAGCATTGATACTGCTTTTCGTTCTTGTAGAAAAAAACAGAATCGAAAGACTGAAAGATAATCCATTAGAAATCCCTATGATAACTGCATTCACATAGATCCATTGAGATTTAAGGAAGACAAACATCATGGTACTTCCAAACATCAAAGCACAGATAAAAAGGATCATGAGTCTCTGATCTTTCATTTTACTGGCAATAATCGGGCAACAGAATGTCACAGGAATCATGGTAATCTGAATCACAAAGAAAACCCAGCCGGAACTTTCTCCCTGCATATGAAAATCTGAAAGAAATGAAGGAAGCCAGGCTACGAGGCAATAGTAAAACAATGACTGAAGTCCCATAAAAATACTGATATTCCATGCCTGAGCAGATTTAAACATATTGAAATCTGAAGTACTGAGTGCCGTTTGAGATGGAACCGGATTTCTTTTATTAAATATGAACTCCAATGATAAAACAAGAAAACCCAGTGCAGCAATCACCAGCCAGATACCGAGAGAACCTTTCCATCCAAATCCTGTCAGTTCCCCGATTTTTACACTGAACCCTGAAGCTAAAGCAGCAGTAAGGTTCATAGATACCGCAAAAATTCCGGTCATGAGACCAATCTGTTTCGGGAAATTATTCTTAACATATCCGGGAGTAACCACATTTCCAATGCAGATACCCAACCCAATGAATATAGATCCTACAAACAAAAGCCATAGAGATCCGCTGATTCGTAAAAACAACCCGAAACTCAGAATAATCAGTGAGTACATCAAAAGTTTGCTGATTCCGAACTTATTGGAAAATCTGCTCACCAGCACCGAACAGGCAGCAAACATAAACAGTGGAATAGAGGTTAAAAGGCTCACCTGAAAATTGTCCAGCTTCAAAACATCTCTTATCTCTCCCAATACAGGCGCAACCGCCACAATCGGTGAACGGAGGTTACTGGAAATGAGTATAACCACCAGAACATTAATAAGTAATAAAACATACGAAGCATTCTTTTTTACTTCATTCTTCATCATAATAAAAACTTTTGTACAAAATTAGTACAGTAATTTTGTTTAATTTTGCCAAAGTTTTAACCTAAAACGACATGGACATCCACGGCACCATAAAAATAGATGAACTGAAGAAACCTTATTTTGTATGGTTTGAAGAAAACTGGATTCATGATGATGTTCTTCATCACCATCAGAAAGGGCAGCTTGTTTATGTAGAAAGTGGGTTTCAATATATTACTATCGAAGAAAAAATCTATCTTCTTCCTCAGAATCATGCCGTATGGATTCCTCCGAATGCTGTTCACAAAACCAATTCTCATTCTGAAAAGATCAAGCTGATGATTATGTTTGCCGATATCAGTACCCAAGAATCTTTCTATTATGAAGTAAATGTATTTTCTGTTCCTCCTGTATTGAAAGAAATGATAAAATACGCAGAAAAGTGGTCTAAACAGATGACTGTGAATCATAATGAAAACCTATTCCTGAAGGCTCTTTTCAACGAACTGCCACAATTTGTAGAGCATTCGCTGACCCTTCACATCAGCCTTCCCAAAGATAAACGTCTTGCTAAAGTTATACAGCATCTGCACAATCATTACCGGAATGAAATCAAAATGGAAGATCTTAGTGATACAGCTCATTTATCTTTCCGTACCCTGGAACGTATTTTCAAAAAAGAAACCGGACTTACCTTAAGCAAATACCAGCAAATGCTTCGTATTATCAAGAGTCTGGAGTATTTAAGTTCGGGTAATCTTACGATTTCAGAAACAGCTTATGAAGTAGGGTATAAGAGTGTTCAGGCATATACCAGAAGTTTTCAGTCTGTAATGCAGTTCAGGCCAACAGATTTTATTAAAACAATTCAATAGGCTTATAAACCCGTACAAAGGCGATTTAAATTTATCAAAAAGGAGAGTTATTGACATCTCAAAACATCATACATTCCTTTACAGAAAAGAAATTGGAAAGATTTAAAAAGGTAATATTTCACATTTTACCCTTTTTTCCACTTCAATAGACAATATTCAATTATGATATTATTGAAAATAAAAAGGTCTCCACGAATGAAGACCTTAAAAAAACACAAATGATGAAAAAAAATTATTTCGATTCACAAATATAAGCAAAAATCATGTTATGCAAAACATCATAAGCTCATTTTTTTTAAAAATTATTTATTTTAAGTCAAAATAATTATTTACTAAATGTGTTTCATTTTATTCAGGATTCCGAAATTAGGAGTAGAAAATCATATCCTGTTAAATATAATTCGCCATCTGAAGAATTGTACGTATGATTTTCGCCAAAAATAAATAATTGGCAAAAAGTGAATTATTATCAAAACAAGGTCTATATCAGTCGATATTCAAACAATTGTTTAACTCTTTTGTGACCTCAGTCATAAAATTTTGTAATGTTTTTATCCTATTTTGCTTAAAACCGATCCTATGAGTCCAAAGAAATTCAAGGGAGTTCCTGCACAAAAATTCGGAGGTTCCCATGATACGGAAAGCCGAAAAGTATTTGAGCAGGATTTAATTCCGCTGAAATATAAAATATTGAAAGAAAGATTTTTTTCAGTTAATAAATGGGAAAGTTATAGTGGTAAGGCATTTGCCGCATTTAAATTGTATGATTTTGAAGGAAATCCCGTAGATCGCGAACCTCAAAAAGGAGATTTCATCCGAATTGATATTCCGGGTCCGGGAGAGCCTGAGGCAAAAGGGTACGACTGGGTAGAGATTACGGATATCTGTTTCTATCAAGACAGTTTTTCTGAAAGTATATCGATGACATGCAGGCCATCAGGAGATCCCCAACACAAAGAAAGTCGTCATATTGCTCATTTTTACAGTTCTGCAGCAAGTTCAACCTTTATGATTTCCAGAAACATAGCTCATTTAAAAGCAGCAGTATACGGACGAAATGAAAGGCCTAATTGGAATGCTCAATTCATTGATGTGATTAGAAATCTTGTAACGGCTGCAGGTGGAATGATGGGAATCGCTAAAATACAATGGAAGCAGCTTACTGATAGCTTCCTGGATTTTGATTAACTCAATGTACCGTTTTTGATCTAGATCAAAGTTTTTTATTTGTTGTACAGGGACCTTTGCACCCGAATATT
This region of Chryseobacterium culicis genomic DNA includes:
- a CDS encoding aminotransferase class I/II-fold pyridoxal phosphate-dependent enzyme, whose amino-acid sequence is MLSHISRFQESLDKRREEGTLRRLRLPSGGIDFYSNDYLGLAKSKDFQHSLLQKIMAHPQLLSGSTGSRLISGNSDIAVSVENDIAQTHQFESALLFPSGYNANLALFSTLPSRHDTVIVDEQIHRSVHDACRLSNAKKLKFKHNDIEDLENVLKRQNGHCYIAIESLYSMEGDFAPLQEISAIADQYKASLIVDEAHAFGVFGYGLVEKYQLQNQVSAAVVTYGKALGAHGAAILCNETVKSYLINFASPFIYTTSAQDFQWMSIKTGYEFLDQHQDLAKKLQDNIRVFRSRNLDSPSAETSPIQAIVIPDNQQLKQVQNTLSEEGFLTYAIYSPTVKEGSERLRICLHSFNTEEEIIKLTGIIREFI
- the bioD gene encoding dethiobiotin synthase, giving the protein MKLFITGIGTEIGKTVCSAVLVQHFKTEYWKPIQSGDLQYTDSHKIEAWTDHAICHPETYRLQLAASPHQSAREENITINLNDFQLPKTEKPLIIEGAGGLMVPISDSTFMIDLIEELDLPAALVVRNYLGCINHSLLSIMALQQRGIQLEYLILNGDFPEDTERVICSFIEKETKMIKIPEIKNTDKESIQHAAQQLTITKL
- the bioB gene encoding biotin synthase BioB; the encoded protein is MDRKTTLRNDWTKEEIEEIYHLPLMELIYKAATVHREWHDPSEVQISTLLSIKTGGCPEDCSYCGQAARYHTNIKVQALLPTETVIAHAQKAKDSGSSRFCMAAAWREVRNNRDFDRVIDMVKGVNELGLEVCCTLGMLTEEQAIRLQEAGLYAYNHNLDTSEQYYEEIISTRTFDNRINTINNVRNAGITVCSGGIIGLGETHRDRISMLLTLATMPKHPESVPINALARVAGTPLEDNEKVDTWEMVRMIATARIVMPSSMVRLSAGRIEMSETEQAWCFMAGANSIFTGERETLLVTPNPGVSEDMQMLQTLGLKPMMKKETCC
- the bioA gene encoding adenosylmethionine--8-amino-7-oxononanoate transaminase; this encodes MNTITEQASLQQRDKAVNWHPYTQMKTADDAIPIVKGKGIYLYDNKGKKYLDVVSSWWVTLHGHSHPYIAQRVFEQLNTLEQVIFAGFTHEPAIQLSENLLKILPAGQEKVFYSDNGSTAVEVALKMCIQYAYNKEKKKTKILAFKNAYHGDTFGAMSVSEKSFWTRPFESMLFEVVFIDTPNTENLESLQKQIKELADEVACFIYEPLVQGAAGMLMYKAEDLSQLMKCCREEGVLMIQDEVFTGFGRTGKLFAADYLTQKPDIMCFSKGLTGGTMPMGITTCSHEIYDAFLSDDRYKTLFHGHSFTANPLACTAALASMELLLTSETQMNINRITYQHSEFVKALALHPHVEKVRQIGTILAFDFKTGNGTSYFNEIGKKLYNEFLQRGIIMRPLGNVIYLVPPYCITSEELDFVYQNIMEVLDQFKD
- a CDS encoding winged helix-turn-helix transcriptional regulator; translation: MNFEEFKNCGLRRSLNILSGKWKPLILHNLFEKDQVRFVELWRNMPRVSKKVLAEQLKQLEEDLIIERIEVYNFPPEVYYKLTEKGKKLGPILSQLHLWGNELR
- a CDS encoding MBL fold metallo-hydrolase, which translates into the protein MKLQLWRNATLLLNIDGISILIDPMLGEKGSMGKMPMTDSELLNPLVNLPFSKDELIKKLQGIDAVAVTHLHPDHWDAAAIELLDKNIPIICSGIISEQISEQGFTNVVTVNDQLQWENIEISTTKGQHGTGEIGEKMGIVNGFVFKTEHTSVYIAGDTIWYDEIAQEIDKHKPQHIILAGGAATFSVGDPIIMNSEDIVTVCEHASESTVWVTHLEAVSHCREDRKFIQGKITEKGLENQCFILKDGEEVSLK
- a CDS encoding DUF421 domain-containing protein, with translation MLSAFLLNLDWKELLLGHEEWSFLLEIILRTMIMFLAIIIGLRILGKRGVKQLSIFELVVIIGLGSAAGDPMFNKDVGIISSLIVFIVIILLYSIVTYFIGKSKKFENLVEGKSICLVENGEFSIKNFQKENLGSDEFFAELRLKGVSQLGQIEMAIEEISGEISVFFLEDESVRYGLPIIPGSLHNPLQYIHEERYYSCIFCGYTEHKKAGNAGRCPKCQKEEWVASSNKRRVT
- a CDS encoding CynX/NimT family MFS transporter, with product MMKNEVKKNASYVLLLINVLVVILISSNLRSPIVAVAPVLGEIRDVLKLDNFQVSLLTSIPLFMFAACSVLVSRFSNKFGISKLLMYSLIILSFGLFLRISGSLWLLFVGSIFIGLGICIGNVVTPGYVKNNFPKQIGLMTGIFAVSMNLTAALASGFSVKIGELTGFGWKGSLGIWLVIAALGFLVLSLEFIFNKRNPVPSQTALSTSDFNMFKSAQAWNISIFMGLQSLFYYCLVAWLPSFLSDFHMQGESSGWVFFVIQITMIPVTFCCPIIASKMKDQRLMILFICALMFGSTMMFVFLKSQWIYVNAVIIGISNGLSFSLSILFFSTRTKSSINAVKISGMAQSVGYLIAAFGPPLFGKLHDWDISWNSSFYLLSGAVLLMLYFGLKAARNKYVED
- a CDS encoding helix-turn-helix domain-containing protein — its product is MDIHGTIKIDELKKPYFVWFEENWIHDDVLHHHQKGQLVYVESGFQYITIEEKIYLLPQNHAVWIPPNAVHKTNSHSEKIKLMIMFADISTQESFYYEVNVFSVPPVLKEMIKYAEKWSKQMTVNHNENLFLKALFNELPQFVEHSLTLHISLPKDKRLAKVIQHLHNHYRNEIKMEDLSDTAHLSFRTLERIFKKETGLTLSKYQQMLRIIKSLEYLSSGNLTISETAYEVGYKSVQAYTRSFQSVMQFRPTDFIKTIQ